In Desulfobacteraceae bacterium, the genomic window CGGACGGCGGCGGGCTATTTGGCCGCCTGGGAGTCCTTGAGGCTCAAAAAGCGCTGGGAGATGGTTTCCGCCTGAATCGCCGAAAGAATGATGTGGTTGCTGTCCATGATGATGATCGAGCGCGTCCGGCGGCCGTGGGTGGCGTCTATCAGGCGCCGGTCCTCGCGCGCCTCATCCTTCAGACGCTTCATGGGCGCCGAGTTGGGGGAAACAATGGCCACCACCCGTTCGACCACCGCGGTGCTGCCAAAACCGATATTCAAAAGGGTCTGTTCCATCGCACCTCCCGCAGCCTATTCCACATTTTGGACCTGTTCCCTTATTTTTTCAAGTTCGCACTTAACCTCCACCACCAGGTGGGCGACGCTTGCCTTTTCGGTTTTGGACCCCATGGTGTTGAATTCGCGGCCGAATTCCTGCAGCAGAAAATTCAGCTTGCGCCCCCCGGGCTCGGCCGCGGCCATGGCGGCGCGAAACTGCTGAATATGGCTGCGGGCGCGCACGATCTCCTCGGAGATGTCGCTGCGGTCTGCCAGAAAGGCGGTCTCCTGGGCGATGCGGGCCGGGTCGAGTTCCACGAGGCCCTGGGTCAGGGCTGCGATCCGTTCCCTCAGCCGGGCTTGATAGTGGTCCAGCAGGCCGCCGGAGGCCTGGGCGATCTGCTCCAGCCAGGCTTCGATGCGCGCCAGACGCTCCCGGAAATCGTCCGCCAGAAAGCGGCCTTCGGCGCGCCGCATGGCAACCAGGGTCTCCAGCGCCTGATCGATCACGGCACCGATCACTGCCCAGTCCGCTTCGAGATCCCGGGCCGCCTCGGCCGGTTTGATCAGCTCCGGGGTTGCGGCCAAGAGCTCAAGGCCGACCTCCCCCTGCAGGTCCAAGGCGGCCTTCAGCCGGCGCAGGGCATCGCAGTAGGCCGCGGCCCTGGGAAGGTTGACCTCGAAGGCGTTGGCGGCTTCGGAGGCATCCCGCAGGGTCAGTTTGAGCTCCACCCGCCCCCGGGCCAGGTGCTGCGAAAGACGCGCGCGGATCTTGTCTTCCAGCGGGTGGTAGCCGTGGGGCAGGCGCAGGACGGCATCCAGATGCCGGCTGTTGTAAGTTCGAATTTCAACGCCGACGGTCAGGGCCTCCACGGTTTGCTCGGCCCGGGCGAAGGCGGTCATGCTGTTAATCATCTTTGATTTCCAGTTGATAGCGCCGGCGGACCTGTTGCAGAAACCCCAGCAGGGTTTCCCCGGCGTAATCGGGGTAGGTCCAGGGGAGGCGCTGAAAAGCGCCCTGGGTGTATATCAGGGTCAAATCGGCGTAGATCCCTTTGGTCAGATAGATCCGGTGGGTAAAATCTTTGCCGCTTGCGAGCACGAAGCGCGCCGGCACAAGCAGCCCCGGGTCGATGTTGACCCGCCGCCGCCCATCGGTGAGATGGCGCGCCTCGAGATCGTTGGTGGCGAGCTTGATGTCGGCCAGGTGATCCTGGGCCACCGGGGTTTTGAAGGTCAGCATGCGGCGCACCAGGGGGCGCCCCATTTCGGCTTCATAGTAGGCGGTAAAATCAAAGGCAAGCCAGCGGCTGACAGTCTCCAGCGGCCCGAAAAGCCCCTCCAGCGCGACGGCCAGTTGCGGCAGCAGCTCCCTTTCCCGCATGATCAGGCTGACCACCAGTTTGGCGGGGGCCGGCGGCCGGGGTCGGCTCATGACCGCGCCCCCTGCGAAGAGCGGCAGCGGCGACAACCGTCAGTCATCGAGCGGCCTGGCCTCTTCGACCAGCATGATGGGGATATCGTCCCGGATTTCAT contains:
- a CDS encoding DUF370 domain-containing protein, which produces MEQTLLNIGFGSTAVVERVVAIVSPNSAPMKRLKDEAREDRRLIDATHGRRTRSIIIMDSNHIILSAIQAETISQRFLSLKDSQAAK
- a CDS encoding YicC family protein translates to MINSMTAFARAEQTVEALTVGVEIRTYNSRHLDAVLRLPHGYHPLEDKIRARLSQHLARGRVELKLTLRDASEAANAFEVNLPRAAAYCDALRRLKAALDLQGEVGLELLAATPELIKPAEAARDLEADWAVIGAVIDQALETLVAMRRAEGRFLADDFRERLARIEAWLEQIAQASGGLLDHYQARLRERIAALTQGLVELDPARIAQETAFLADRSDISEEIVRARSHIQQFRAAMAAAEPGGRKLNFLLQEFGREFNTMGSKTEKASVAHLVVEVKCELEKIREQVQNVE
- a CDS encoding DUF4416 family protein, with amino-acid sequence MSRPRPPAPAKLVVSLIMRERELLPQLAVALEGLFGPLETVSRWLAFDFTAYYEAEMGRPLVRRMLTFKTPVAQDHLADIKLATNDLEARHLTDGRRRVNIDPGLLVPARFVLASGKDFTHRIYLTKGIYADLTLIYTQGAFQRLPWTYPDYAGETLLGFLQQVRRRYQLEIKDD